The Brassica oleracea var. oleracea cultivar TO1000 chromosome C7, BOL, whole genome shotgun sequence sequence TCATTGGTTTCCATTGATGAAGATGTTATCACATTTGAGATCTCTATGGATGATTGGAGGAGAACGGCTATGGAGATAGAGAAGCCCTTTAGAATCTGCTTAATTACACCATTGCTTCACCGCTTTTATATTCACTCTTCTATGTCTCAACCTATACCTACACAATCTCAAAGCCTTCAACTTTGAAATACCCATTTCAGATTTTCATACAAAGAGATAACAAAGACACAAGTTGCTTACTGTCTGAGAGTGCCGGAGGTGAAGAGTTCAGTGACAAAATTGATTGATAAATTGTCAGTATCAACCCAAGAAGTGTAGAATCTCATGATGTTCTGATGATTCAAGGTCTTGAGCAGATGAATCTCTCTGAAGAATTTCTCTAACTCTTCAGGATTCCTCGTGAAGTTCCGAAGCTTTACTTGGTTCCATGCCACTTCTATCCCTTCGTACTCATCAAAAAAAAAAAGACAAAGAGAGAAGATGAATGCGATTACACTGTCTTCGAAGCTCCCTTGCCAAGTACTTCCTCGTACTGTCCAGAACCAAACAAAAAAAAAATCAAATCAAATCGATTATAATGAAGCATGAACGTTTAAGTTCAGAAGAATCATACTCTTCCATATCTTCCAGAAGGGTCAACTACAACAAACTCAGAGCAATCTTCAGCGAAGCTTTCTTCACCATTCATGGCTCCTTTTTGAGCGAGAGATGTTGGAGTTTGTGGAGATGATAGAAGAAGAAAAGATTGATATTTTTTTTTTTTTTTTAAAAGAGAGAATATGAGGAAACAAGTGGTTTTTTCATTAGATGCCCACCTAGTAGTGACACAGCCGAGAGACAGCCAGTTAGAGCATGTCCTTCTTCTTAAAGACAAAGAAGGAATCCGGAACACAACAACACAACTGAATCAGAACATCAACTACAATCTCAATGTTCATATACCAATCAATACAAGGTTAAATCATACTATCAAAACGAGAAGTCAAAGTGTCAGAAAGATACCTTCACAAAGTTTTGATCTTTGTCTTCCAAACCTTGATGTCATAGTTCATGACACCAAACTTATCAGATTGGATACGTAGAGCTTGGTTCCTGTTTCGATTCCTGAAGAAGAACGGGTTGATCGGGAAGGGAAAGGTTGAGACTTTTCGGAGAACAAGATGTGTTCCCAGGTGGACTCCGGCAACAGTGATTTCGTCGACGGATTTGGAGGAGGAGGAGGTATCACTAATCGATCGCCGAAGAACATGCAAAAAGGAACCGACGGGAGATTTGGACTCCTTTTGTCTTCTAAGATTAGCCAATACGAAAACGCCACGTAGGAGTTTTTAACAATCCTAAAAAGCGTCTGCTTAACACCGGTTCTAAGTTTTTTATTCATTCTTTATTTATTTTTTTGGTTTTTTTGGTAAGAACCCTTGCTAAACCCTATTAGAGGTGGTCTTGTAATATTTATAATATAAAATCCTAAATAATAGTGTGAAATTTAAAATAAAAAATATTATTCAAAGGAGCCTGAGAATTAAAACGAGAAAGCTGCAGGAAGCTGCGATCAAGGAGATGAAATAGTATATTTAAAGTTTTACTAAACATTGAGGAAATGAAAATCTGTGAATGTTCGCTTTTTTGTTTTTTTGTCTCTTTTTCCTGAGTAAATGTTATAGAATGGTTAAAAGAATAGATAAACTTCTATTAAAGATCATCTTGTTCCAAACCATACCAAACTTTTAAAAAGCATTATATGCTAATCCCAGATTAAAAACAAGCAGACTTGTTAATAACAAAACTGTGTGATTTTCATTTTTTCGCGATACATTTAAATTAACCAGGGTGGTTTCAGATGTCTTACCCATACGTATAGCCTTGGGACAGATCGGATATCGGGAGTATTTTGAGATATCCGGATCCGGATATCCGGGGTTAGGATATCCGGACTAAAATCCGGGTACCCGCGGATATCCGGAACCAGATCCTTTAAAAAAAAATTAAAGATTAAATTAAAAACTAGCTAATTAAAATGATTTATTTAATTTATTTAGCCTATTAATTTTTTTAAATGAAAAATTATTGTTATTGAATAAAATTTTAAAAAAATCATTATTTTATATAAAAATTATATATAGTATACATATATAAATATAATTAAATTTTAAATATTTTAAATAAATAGTAAGTTTGGACCCGGACCCGGATCTGGATATCCTAACCTAAAATTTCATTATCCGTATCCAGATCCGCCGAACCGTTAAATTAAGATCCGTCACCGGATCCGAACCCCCGGATATCGGAGCAGATCCTGGATCAGATAACGGATTTCGGATATAATTCCTAGGCCTACATACATGTATGGGAGAGAGCTCACACGCGGGGTTGTCTCATTGTTCACGTACACAAATTTTCTTGATTTTTAGCCTTATGTAGTTCGTATATCGTTGAAACCTCAAATTTTGCAAATATTGTTGTACTAGGATAAGACCTGCGCCTTGCGCAAGGTGAGTTTATTTCTATATATTATCGATAATTTTTTTTATATATTTGATAATTTTATTTATATAAATACAATATTTTTTGTTGTTATTATATAATTTCTTTCCGATGGATCAGATCAATTTTTATTTAAAAAATGATGGAACAAAACTATAATTAATACATCATGGGTTGATCGGATTGGACATTAAACAAATTATGACATAAAAACTTTATTTTTTCCATCGAACACATTCTTGAAAAAAGTAAACAGTATTGTTTTCTCAGTTGAATTATTTTAACTTTTATATTCCATATGGTTTTGAAAGCTTTCAAATCAACCATCGAATTGATACATGTCATTTTAATGTTTTTAGTCGTATACTTAAGGAAAACTTACACTTTTGTAATTTAAAGTCGTTTTAAAAAATTCAAAATATAACATATAAAAAAATGTAACATATAAAAAAATATAACATATAAGGTGTCCTCATTTTTGTATTTTAAAGTCGGTTTTTTAAAAAAAATATATAACATATAAGGTTTCCTCATTTTTGTAATTTAATGTCATTTAAAAAAATTCCAAATATAATATATAAGAAAAAATCTAATTTTTTTATTATACGGNNNNNNNNNNNNNNNNNNNNNNNNNNNNNNNNNNNNNNNNNNNNNNNNNNNNNNNNNNNNNNNNNNNNNNNNNNNNNNNNNNNNNNNNNNNNNNNNNNNNNNNNNNNNNNNNNNNNNNNNNNNNNNNNNNNNNNNNNNNNNNNNNNNNNNNNNNNNNNNNNNNNNNNNNNNNNNNNNNNNNNNNNNNNNNNNNNNNNNNNNNNNNNNNNNNNNNNNNNNNNNNNNNNNNNNNNNNNNNNNNNNNNNNNNNNNNNNNNNNNNNNNNNNNNNNNNNNNNNNNNNNNNNNNNNNNNNNNNNNNNNNNNNNNNNNNNNNNNNNNNNNNNNNNNNNNNNNNNNNNNNNNNNNNNNNNNNNNNNNNNNNNNNNNNNNNNNNNNNNNNNNNNNNNNNNNNNNNNNNNNNNNNNNNNNNNNNNNNNNNNNNNNNNNNNNNNNNNNNNNNNNNNNNNNNNNNNNNNNNNNNNNNNNNNNNNNNNNNNNNNNNNNNNNNNNNNNNNNNNNNNNNNNNNNNNNNNNNNNNNNNNNNNNNNNNNNNNNNNNNNNNNNNNNNNNNNNNNNNNNNNNNNNNNNNNNNNNNNNNNNNNNNNNNNNNNNNNNNNNNNNNNNNNNNNNNNNNNNNNNNNNNNNNNNNNNNNNNNNNNNNNNNNNNNNNNNNNNNNNNNNNNNNNNNNNNNNNNNNNNNNNNNNNNNNNNNNNNNNNNNNNNNNNNNNNNNNNNNNNNNNNNNNNNNNNNNNNNNNNNNNNNNNNNNNNNNNNNNNNNNNNNNNNNNNNNNNNNNNNNNNNNNNNNNNNNNNNNNNNNNNNNNNNNNNNNNNNNNNNNNNNNNNNNNNNNNNNNNNNNNNNNNNNNNNNNNNNNNNNNNNNNNNNNNNNNNNNNNNNNNNNNNNNNNNNNNNNNNNNNNNNNNNNNNNNNNNNNNNNNNNNNNNNNNNNNNNNNNNNNNNNNNNNNNNNNNNGTTAATGTGATTGTTTATTTTTTTAATAATATAAAATTAAACAAAAATGAAGAAGGATGCAAAAATTGTTATCAAATCTTTATTATTCATAATCATTAATTGTCATATATATGTAAATCATATTAGGTAATTCTGTAGCTTTTATTTAAGGAAAGAATACACACTTCTTATATTTTAGGTTAATATAATGTTATCTAGTAGACATTAAACAAATTATGACATAAAAACCTTAGTTTTTTTCCCACGAACACATTCTTGAAAAAAGTGAACAGTATTGTTTCCATAGTTAAGTTATTTTGACTTTTATCTTCCATATGGTTTTGAAAGCTTTCAAATCAACCATCGAATTGATACATGTCATTTTAATGTTTTTAGTCGTATANNNNNNNNNNNNNNNNNNNNNNNNNNNNNNNNNNNNNNNNNNNNNNNNNNAAAATTTCAAAATATAACATATAAGAAAATTCTAATATATAAGAAAATATAACATGTAAGGTGTCCTCATTTTTGTATTTTAAAGTTTTTTTTAAAAAAAATATATAACATATAAGGTTTCCTCATTTTTGTAATTTAAAGTCATTTTATAAAATTCAAAATATAACATATATGAAAAAATCTATTTTTTATTATATAGTTAATGTGATTGTTTATTTTTTTTAATAATATAAATTTAAACAAAAATGAAGAAGGATGCAAAAATTGTTATCAAATCTTTATTATTCATAATCATTAATTGTCATATATATGTAAATCATATTAGGTAACTCCGTAGCTTTTATTTAAGGAAAGAATACACACTTCTTATATTTTAGGTTAATATAATGTTCTCTAGTGTTATATAATTATGAAATAATGTGACACCATTAGATTAAACTATATTTTATATTAGATGCTCTAGACTTCTTTGAAATAGAATTTAGAATGCATTTAGAGTGTCACATTAGATTTGGATTTTTTCTTAATTAATACAAAATTAAGGTTCTAATTTTTTAAATGCTTCCCAATTAATATACAGGGGATTCGAGAACAAGCATTCGCACGTGCGGGGAGGTTTGCACGTGAGCTAGAAGCCTCGAGAACGACCAATTGAAATTATGATTAGATTGATTCAACTTCAGATTCTCAATCCCATATATATATATATATATATATATATATATATGTAGCTTATATATTGTTTGTGTATTACGTACACATCGTAACCCTCCACATACTACGTTAAATATCTGATCATGGACCGTCTTGCACTTGACCCATTCTGTCATTCATAAAGTAAAGTAATACATGTAATTAACATGCAGAAACAAGACAACGTTGAATTATTTGGTTGTAAGAACGATCATAAAAATAAATGATTGAAATGATATTGAAATTATGCATTTTTGTCGACTGAATAATTATATGGAATCGTTAATTATATTCAGGTATTCTACCAACGTTATGATAGGAAATAAAATTCTTCTACGATTTGTAAATCAATTGTATGTTTAAATAAAAAATGTTTCCTCTTCAGTTAAAGTTTCACCTTTAACTTTCATGTTTCCTGTGATCTTATCATTTTCTAGGTTACCATTCAAAATTTGGGTTTAAGTATTAGACATAGTTTTGTTGGGTAGTGGCTGTTTGCATCGTGCTTATTCCTGTAATTAATTATATCTGTCTTTATTTCTTGATATCAGACAACGAACAATGAAACCCACGTACGTACCCAATAATGCGAGGAAGCTAACTGATGGTATTATTGACAAGTTGTCAAAACAATATAAAAGTTTCTTGGGCATATATAAGGAAAAAAAATGTATTAGGATTTAGGAAGATAATAGTTTGATTAAGAAAATTGTATGGATGATAAAGAAACACACGTGGGAGAGAGAGATAGAGAGGAAGAGGTCAATTCGGCGGAGACAGGAAAGGGACGGCGGCCCATGGCTGAGGGAGACGTTGTTAGGGGAAGTTCCCGACAAGAACAGCTTGCATGCATGGTGGCCCACGTGCTCCGTTCCCACCACCGCCGTGCGTGTTCACGCTTGATAGCTACGCATCTCTCTCCCTCTCTCTCTCGCCCTCCTCCACCATCTCATTAGTTTATGCGCGTGTATTTGCTCAACATCTACACGCGGATTACTCAATGTGCTGTCTATCTATAAAAATTCATGAAACCTTACGTAAGTTGTATGCCAGCATATGTAATGTATGTGCACATATCAGTCATTTTTTCAACTATATTTAATGTTTCTTGGAATACATGGGTAACTTGTATATTTTATACTAGAAGCTTATATTAATATACGGTATTCTTAAGACAGTTTGCAGATGCTGTTTTATAGTATTGATTAATACACTTGTCAAGTATGGCTTCCGAGAAAGACAAATTATAAAATATCTGTCTCGATCTGTATGAAAAGATAATTCTGCTGGTTTTGAAGATTTTGCAAATCACGCATCCAAATATTGACTGATATCAAGTGGTATCGGTATTCTATAAGGTTAACTAATACTAAACAAATCAGTGAAAAGCACATAGTACTATATAATAACACTCATGCATATTTTGATGATGCGTATAAAGTTACATATTACCCAGATAAACCATTCTTTTAAGGTTGTATCAAAACTCTAAACACGTGATTTGCTTTTTTGTTAGTTTTGTTTGTAGTAATGAGAAAAGAGATAAAAATAATTAAAAGCAAAGAAAGGAACACGAACCCCAAAGAGGGAGGGGAGTGAAGACAGACGGTCCACGTAGCTGGAGACAGAGAAAGAGAAGAGCGCACGTTCCTTGTGTAAGATTTGTTGTGCTAATGTTGGTGCAGTGTCACAGAAACTTGAAACCCTGACTTTATTTTTAAATTTCAGGGGAAGGTCCATTTCTCCATGTTATAATATCAACAATCTCTTAGAGTATTTATTAGCATCAAAGTTTTTAATTTTTAATAAAAATCTACGTGATCACCCTATCATATTCAATGTAACTGTACATATAATGTCACCAGAGCATCCTTATCTGATTACGGAATTCGTATCATCCATCCTATCATTGTCAATACCAATTTTGTGACATCACAATAGTACTAAAGATGCAATCTTCTAAATGTTTAACCTAAGGTATTCATTATATTTCAGAAAACAAAATAAATAAATCCAGTTGTTAAAGAAAAAAAATACGTATATATTTTGATCAGAGATATTGAAATAAATAAAGTTGCACTGAATAAGGTAGATGGAAATAATTAATATGGTCCAACGGATCGATTCACCATTTCACCTACATGTATAAAGGACAAGAAAATTCAAAAACTTTAACTCGCCGTATAGTGAAAAAAAAAGGGACCACATTTGTTATGAAAATATACGCCCATGAAAAGAAGGAAAAAAAATAACTAAATGGAGTATCTATCTATCATCCATTCTCACTTTCCCATTCCCGTGCACCGTGAATTCCCTGACCATAATAAAACATGGGTCACGTGCATTTACGCATGTTCGGTCGAATTTAATACTACAAAAATCTGAAACTTGTATGATTTTTCTCGTGAGGTTCATTTCGTTATTAAATTTTCATAGAACTAAAACTACAAACAAACATTACAAATTCTAGAAAGAAAATGAAAAACTGTATATTTACATAATATTCATAACAAAGTTATTACTCTTTTCTCTTCTCCATTCCCCCAATCCGACCGAACCCAACAAAAAAGGAACATCGTCTCATGTGTAAATAACATAATTACATACATTTTAGAAAATTCAAAGAATCTGATTTTGGTTTCTTTCAGAGTTTTCCATCAGGCACTTCTTTAATACTCATGTCAACCATTTCTACTGTACTGAATCCTCCATCCTCTATTGATCCTATCGTCGACTGCGAATCTAGCCCCGACCCAGCTTGTATTTTCTTAAACATCGCTATGACTTGTAAAATGGTCGGTCGCTTCCAAGCCCGATCCTCCAAACACGCAACCGCAACTTTTAAGTGTTGTAAAAGTTCGATCTCTAGCGCTGGATCTTCCTTCAAAAGCTCGGGGTCAAACACGTCGCTAATCCGCAGTTTCGCATGCTGTTTCACCCATCCAACAAGGTTATTGTCTCCAAAATCCGGCGAGTCGGTTGGTCGTTTACCCGTGAGAAGCTCGAGTAAGACCACGCCGTAACTATAAACGTCTCCTTTTGTTGAACACCTGAAACTCTGGTAATACTCGGGAGGAACGTAACCCGGTGTACCGGCTAATGTACTGACACTTAAATGCGTGTCCATCGCGCTCATCAGCCTAGCCATGCCAAAATCCGAAACCCTAGCTTCCAAGTTTTCGTCCAGCAACACGTTGCTAGACTTCATGTCTCTATGGATGATATGAGGAATGCAGTTATGGTGAAGAAAGGCGAGCCCTCTAGCTGACCCAATCGCGATTTTTCGCCGCATGGACCATGTTAGTTTCACGCCAGCCTTCTTCGGATCGTGCAGTACATCTTCCAAGCTCCCATACTTCATGAACTCGTACACGAGAAGCCTCTCTTCTCCGACTTTGCAGTAGCCGAGAAGGGGAACAAGGTTCCGGTGTTTGATCTTCCCAATCGTTTCCATCTCAGCCATGAACTCTCTATCCCCTTGACCGCTAACGTGGATCAGTTTCTTGATAGCCACGGCGCTTCCGTCTTTCAAAACAGCTTTGTAAACATCTCCGAACCCGCCCGATCCAATCATAGTATCATTGTGGAACCCGTTCGTGGCCTGGAGAAGATCCGCAAAAGTGAGTTTCCGCAACGGCTTCTCGAAAGCCGCGAGGTTGATACTCAATGCTTCTTTTGCACCGGTCAGCTTCCAGTTCGTGTTGTTACCGGTTCTATCCCCGGAGTTACCATGCCCTTCAGCATACATTTCAAGCTCCGCCTCTTTCTTCCTCCGTCTCTTCTTCATCTCTCTACCAACGAGGATCAGCCCGAATATGCATACAAAGGAAAACAACAGTCCCATCGCCACGCTACCCGCAACCGATGATGCAGGTTTCCTTCCGTGAGATCTCTGGTGAGCAGACCCGTCTGCATTTGCAGGACCACACCGAGGAAGCGGATAACCACATAAACCAGAATTGTTCAAGAACTTAACCGGGGAAAAAGTCTCGAACTGACCCATCTCAGGAATCGGACCGGATAACAAATTATTCGACAAATCAATCTCCGTAAGCATAGTAAGTGCCGACATAGCCTGAGGGATCCTCCCGTCGAGCTTATTGCTCGAAAGATCAAGAATGTTTAACCCTCTCAGATCACCAACCTCGTCGGGAATAGAACCAGAGATGAAGTTATGACCCAAGTTGAGAATAAACAGATAGGGCATGGAACCGATCTCTTTCGGTATGTATCCAGACAACATGTTGTAAGACATGTCGAGGAACATCATGGAGCCGTTGTTATCAAACGTAGGCGAAGTGTGGCCTTTATACACTCTGGTGAAATTACAAGGGTTCCTCGAAGAAACCCGGTTAAGCTGCTCCCATCTGATTCCTTGAAACTCAAGCAAGTTGCCAGCTCCGTGACACTCTTTATTCATCCCATCGTTTTTTATGTAAACGTACCTCTTCCCGGCGATGAAATTAACAGCGATTTTCCCGGATTGCTTGAACATCTCCGCCGGAATCGTTCCGTTGAAGTAGTTGGTGTTGAGATCGAGCCATATCAAGCTCCGACAGTCGCCTAACTCGGCCGGGATGTTCCCGTAGAAAGAATTGTTGCTTAGCTTGAGGATGGCGAGGCTCTCTAACCGGCCGATCCACCGGGGAATCTGACCGGTTAACCGGTTATTCGACAGAGAAATCCAGTTTAAATTGGTACAGTTGCTTAAACCGGAAGGGATTTCGCCGGTTAAGTAGTTGAAGTCGAGAATGAGAGTCTCTAACGTGTTGACGTACATGAGCTCTTTAGGGATCTCTCCTTGGAGCATATTCAGCCATAGCTTCAGATCTCGGAGCTTCGATAGAGAGCCTAAACTCGACGGGATGGTCCCGGAGAGGTAATTGAAGCTCAGGTGAAGCGAAACCAGCTCCGAGCAGTTGCTCAGCGTCGCCGGAATCTTCCCGGTGAAGCCGTTGTTTTGAAGGTAAAGCTCCCGGAGCGTGGTTTTAGGGCTCCGGCAGAGATTCGGGAGGATCGGACCGGAGAAATTGTTGGAGCTGAGGTCTAGCGTGAGCAGAGAAGCGGAGAGGTTCGTTAAAGACTCCAGCAACTCGCCGGAGAACTCGTTGAAAGAGAGATCGAGCACCTTGAGTCCTCTCATCTTCAGCAACGTATCCATCGGTAACTCGCCGGAGAAGTTGTTGCTCGACAGCACGAGCGACTCCAGAAGGTGGCAAGAGGCTAGGAACGGAGGAACCGTGCCGTGGAATTCGTTCCCGGAGAGATCGAGTCCGGCGAGTGTACCGCACGCGCCGGAGAGAAGCTCCGGGATCTCGCCGGTGAAGTTGTTCTCCGCTAGGGAGAGATACTCGAGGCTTTTGAGCGGCAGTGAAGGGATGGCTCCGGCGAATTGGTTGCCGGAGATGTTTAAGGACTTTAGCTCTGTGCAGGCGGAGATGGCGTTGGAGAAGTCGCCGGAGAATTTGTTAGCGGAGATGTCGAGGTGTTGCAGAGCCGAGCAAGCTCCGAGAGACGGAACCGAAGTGGAGAAGTTGTTGGAGGAGATATCAAGAAACTCGAGGTTCACGCAACGAGAGACGTCCACGTCACCACTTATTTTGTTTCCGCTGACCGCTAAGTGCTTCAGCTCTGTACATCCGTTGGAGAGAATCCACCCGACGACGTTAGCACCGGAGAGAGAGTTCGTGGAGAGATCGAGAACTTCCAAGCTGCTGCTAAGCTTTAGCCCACCTGGAATATTTCCGGGGAAATCGAGGGTGTTGGAGGAGACGTTGAGATGTTTCAGACCGATGCAAGAGCCAAAGCTCGACAAGGTTGATACAGGGCCGGAGATGGTGTTCCTGGATAGATTCAAGCTGGTGAGAGAAGCGGAGCACTTGAAGTCTGAAATGGAGCCGTTGATGTGGGAGTTTGAGAGGGACAGAGACTCTAGTCCGGCGAGAGACAGTAGAGACGAAGCCACAGCACTGAATCCGACATTGAGAGGCTTGGAACTGAGATCAATCGAAGTAACCTTGTCTTCTTTGCAAGTCACGCCGTGGAAGGTACACGGGTTCTTGTCGGGAGACCAATCTGGGAGCAGGTTCTTGTCGGGAAGAACGTTTCTGAAGCTGATAAGCTGATGTATTTCTCTGTACAAAGACTGAGATGGTGAAGAAGCTTGAAGGGAAAGAGAGAAGACGGAGAAAAAGAGAGTCGTTACAAAAAGAAAGAAGCTTGGAAAAATCTTCATTCTCACAGTTTTTAAGACAGATAGAGAAAGGTGTGTGGAAGCATAAAAGATGAATGGGGAATGTAGAGTTTTGGTTCCACCATTAGAGAAGACGTGAAAACTCAGAGAGAGAGAGAGAGAGAGAGAGAGAGAGAGAGAGAGAGAGAGAGAGGGGAGAGTCAAAAGACAGGAGGAGGAGGAGGATGGAAGAAGGTATTTATCAAAGGCTGAAGGGAAGAGAGTGATCACAGCTGTGCACTCACATGTCATGTTTTACCTCTTCTTCTGATTATTATTATTATCTTTTCAATTTCGATAACAGATACAAACAAATAATGCTACCTTTAATTATTGTATTTGTTACAAACAGAAATTATTTAATGCAAGAGGATACAATAAATTAATTAAATTATGGTTTCACAAAATCGTTAGTCTCAAACTTTTTTTCCAAATTAAATGTTAAATAAAATAAATATTTGTCAGTACATGAAAGGTGTTTACTACGTGAGATTAGGAAATGGGATCAAGCCTTCCCCAAGCTATATCCTAGTTACCCTTTTTAATTTCATATTAGGCTTTATTAAATTATGTCTAGATGTTCTACCTCAATGACGTAGCTTGTATCAAACAAAAATAATAATACAAATCTAATCTAATTTTGGGTTGATGTTGGCATCAGGTCTACTTTGATCTTTAAAATTATATAAATACAAAAAAATTATTCGTTGCATTTTGATAGAGATTTCAATTTAGTTCTATTCTAAAATTTTATTTCCTGTTTATTTTTATTATAAGCATTGGGCAAACTTGGTTAAATCTTGATAGTAAATTCATTATGGCTCAGTATGCAATTATTCTTTTATTTACTTTTGTTTACAATATTATTATTTTAAGTTATTTTTATTTCAAAAAGTGTCTTTCTACATTCTATATCATTTTTTATTTAAATAATTGTATATTAAATAAAAATACATAATATATTTAGAATTTTTAAAATTCACATAAAATGTGTTAAAATGAAACTTTTTGCAAAAAAAAAAAATATATTATTTAGAAGAGATAAATATAAAATATCAGCGGCTAAGTATTTCAATAAAACTGGAACATATTATAAAAAAGTTTTAATATGAAAATGGAGTTATGCAATATCAAACCAAAGGTTAAACTCGCAGAATCTAAAGTTAGTGGAATACATATAATTTCTTGTAGCTAAAAGCTGGCAGAACCAAACTTGTAAGAATCTAAAAAAAAATTCTTCATTAATACTCATATACAACAATTCGAGGCATTGAATGTAATTGTTAGAAAAAGTTGTATATGAATTTCATATTGAATATATTAATTAAATGTTTATATTAAAAGTTTTACATGAATTTTACAACAACCACAAATATTTCCGATTCACAGTCCTATCTTGCTCACTTGCACCTGTGTCTGGAAAAAAAGGTGGAGAGATTGTCTCTCTAGCTTTTTACAAAAGAGAATGAACAAAAAACGAGCGTACGTGTGAGCGCGATTGGGACATGAGTGTCAATTAATGGTAGACTCTCTCTTTCTATAAATTATGAATTTCGTTATGACTACAGAAGGCTATTAGTATTAGTATCTACTATTATCTGCTCATTAGTACTCTTATTTAGTCTTTGCCAATTCTTTACTCAATGTCATTAGTCTTTGCTAATTATTTTCTCACTAATTAATTAATTTCTTTTCCTGTCACTTTTAGACCTCTTTCGTTTTTTCTGGC is a genomic window containing:
- the LOC106305877 gene encoding protein BRASSINOSTEROID INSENSITIVE 1, whose translation is MKIFPSFFLFVTTLFFSVFSLSLQASSPSQSLYREIHQLISFRNVLPDKNLLPDWSPDKNPCTFHGVTCKEDKVTSIDLSSKPLNVGFSAVASSLLSLAGLESLSLSNSHINGSISDFKCSASLTSLNLSRNTISGPVSTLSSFGSCIGLKHLNVSSNTLDFPGNIPGGLKLSSSLEVLDLSTNSLSGANVVGWILSNGCTELKHLAVSGNKISGDVDVSRCVNLEFLDISSNNFSTSVPSLGACSALQHLDISANKFSGDFSNAISACTELKSLNISGNQFAGAIPSLPLKSLEYLSLAENNFTGEIPELLSGACGTLAGLDLSGNEFHGTVPPFLASCHLLESLVLSSNNFSGELPMDTLLKMRGLKVLDLSFNEFSGELLESLTNLSASLLTLDLSSNNFSGPILPNLCRSPKTTLRELYLQNNGFTGKIPATLSNCSELVSLHLSFNYLSGTIPSSLGSLSKLRDLKLWLNMLQGEIPKELMYVNTLETLILDFNYLTGEIPSGLSNCTNLNWISLSNNRLTGQIPRWIGRLESLAILKLSNNSFYGNIPAELGDCRSLIWLDLNTNYFNGTIPAEMFKQSGKIAVNFIAGKRYVYIKNDGMNKECHGAGNLLEFQGIRWEQLNRVSSRNPCNFTRVYKGHTSPTFDNNGSMMFLDMSYNMLSGYIPKEIGSMPYLFILNLGHNFISGSIPDEVGDLRGLNILDLSSNKLDGRIPQAMSALTMLTEIDLSNNLLSGPIPEMGQFETFSPVKFLNNSGLCGYPLPRCGPANADGSAHQRSHGRKPASSVAGSVAMGLLFSFVCIFGLILVGREMKKRRRKKEAELEMYAEGHGNSGDRTGNNTNWKLTGAKEALSINLAAFEKPLRKLTFADLLQATNGFHNDTMIGSGGFGDVYKAVLKDGSAVAIKKLIHVSGQGDREFMAEMETIGKIKHRNLVPLLGYCKVGEERLLVYEFMKYGSLEDVLHDPKKAGVKLTWSMRRKIAIGSARGLAFLHHNCIPHIIHRDMKSSNVLLDENLEARVSDFGMARLMSAMDTHLSVSTLAGTPGYVPPEYYQSFRCSTKGDVYSYGVVLLELLTGKRPTDSPDFGDNNLVGWVKQHAKLRISDVFDPELLKEDPALEIELLQHLKVAVACLEDRAWKRPTILQVIAMFKKIQAGSGLDSQSTIGSIEDGGFSTVEMVDMSIKEVPDGKL